The genomic DNA CTGGTGGATGACACCCTCAAGGCCCTTGGCCGTATGGCCAGGTACTGGAGGCTGAAAAAAGGGAAGATGGTCATGGCGATCACCGGTTCAGTGGGCAAGACCACAACCAAGGAGATGATCTCCTTTGTTCTGGGGACCAGGTTCAGGGTCGGGAAAAATCACCTGAACTGGAACAACCAGGTCGGTCTGCCCCTGTCGATCCTCAAGTTCAGCGGAGAAGAAGACTGCTGGGTCCTGGAGCTCGGGATAAATAATCAGACCGACATGGATGAGCTTGGAGAAATCTGCGTCCCGGACCTGGCTGTGATCATCAATATCGGGCCTTGCCATCTGGAAGGCCTGGGGTCGATTGCAGGGGTGGCCATGGCCAAAAGCAGAATTCTGGACCATCTGCAGGGAGCAGGTCCTGTCCTGGCCAGCAGGGACTATCCTCTTCTGGAAAAGGAGATTGCTTCCAGACCGGATATCAGCCCGGTGTGGTTTTCATGCCGGCAGGCTCAAGCTGATTACAAGACAAATTATCTTGGCGGCAACAGGTTCCAAGTGCAGGAATACGGCCAGGTCTTTGAGATCCAAACCCAACTGAGGGGGGCTCACTACTGCGAGAATATTTCCGCAACCTGGGCCCTGGCCAGGCACCTGGGGATTGAACCAGAACTTATCATCAGAGCCATAAACCAGTTCAAGCCTCCGGAACAGAGGTTTTCCATCGAGGACCTGGGGAAATGGACCATTATTGATGACACCTATAATGCAAATCCCCTGTCCATGAGCAAAGCCATGGCTTCAGCCAAAGGTCTGGCTGGAACCAGACCTTTGTTCCTGATCCTGGGAGACATGGCTGAACTGGGAGAATCCGAAGCCAATGCTCACCTGGAGCTGGGCAGGGAAATAACCCAGCTGGGCTGTCAGGGGGTTTTTTTTCATGGTCGAAATACCCGGAATGTCTTTGATGGGCTGGGCCAGGAGCTGATGAACAGATTCTATTCCATAGCTGACTGTTCTGGGTTTAAAGCTGCTCTGGATCAGATCCGTCCCAGAGAAGGGGTCCTGCTTTTCAAAGGGTCCAGGAGTGCTGGAATGGAAGAATATGTTTCCTGCTTCAAGGAATGGGCTGGAGGTGTTCTTGAATAATAAAACCATGCTGATTCTGGATGTCCACTGGAGACCAGGCCGGGCACGGCTGTAAAGCGAGGACTGAATGCTTTATCATCTGTTGTATCCGCTGAGCGAAGACATAAGCGTATTCAATGTATTCAGGTATATCACCTTCAGGAGCATTTACGCTTTGCTTACAGCCCTGGTCATCAGCCTGTGGCTTGGCCCCAGGTTCATCAAATGGCTGCAGAAAATAAAATGCGGCCAGTACGTTCAGGACGACGGTCCTGAACATCAGTCCAAACAGGGGACACCGACCATGGGAGGGGTCCTTATTGGCTTCAGCATGATTGTGAGCGTTCTTTTGTGGGGTGATCTGACCAATAAGTTTGTCTGGCTGTCCATATTCGTATTCCTGGGTTTTTTCCTGGTGGGTTTTTTTGATGACTATCTCAAGGTAGTGAAAAAACACAATAAAGGGTTAAGTGCCAAGGGCAAGTTTCTTGGGCAGTGCATCATAGCTCTGGGAGCAGTTTCCATCCTGCTGACCCTGCCCGGGTACAGTACTGAGCTGCTGGTTCCGTTTTTCAAGGGGATAAGACCGGATCTGTATCTGTTTTATGTACCGTTTGCCGCTCTGGTCATGGTGGGAGCTTCCAACGGAGTGAACCTGACCGATGGCCTGGACGGTCTGGCCATTGGTCCGTTTATTGTCAGTGCAGCCTGTTTATCAGTTTTTGTTTATGTTTCAGGCCATTATCAGCTGGCCAGTTACCTCCAGGTTCCATACATTCCCAACCTGGGTGAGGTCACGGTCTTCTGTGGAGCCATGGTTGGTGCAGGTTTGGGCTTTCTGTGGTTCAACGCCTATCCGGCCCAGATATTCATGGGGGACACCGGGAGCGTCAGCCTTGGCGGGACTCTGGGGTTTATTGCTGTCCTGTGCAAGCAGGAGCTGCTGCTGATCATCGTAGGCGGGCTTTTTGTAATTGAAACCCTTTCCGTCATTCTGCAGGTGGGCTATTTTAAAATGAGCGGAGGAAAAAGGATCTTTCGTATGGCTCCGCTGCACCACCACTTTGAACTCAAGGGGGTCCCGGAATCCAAAATCATCATCAGGTTCTGGATTCTGTCAATCCTGTTTGCCCTGGCTGCCTTGAGTACTCTTAAACTCAGATAGAGAGCACTGGTAACTATGAAAGAGCTTATCCATAATCAGCAACTCAAGGGCCACAGGGTCGTGGTGGTCGGTGCCGGGCGTTCCGGGCTTGCGGCTGCATCCCTTTTAACGGCTTTGGGGGCTGAAGTTCTGGTGCTGGAAAAGAATGAGCAGTTTAAGGTGGAAAGTCTGGCCCAGGATCTGGTCAAGGCCGAAGTTAGGCTTGGTCTCCACTCCCGGAAAGATTTTGCCGGGGCAGACTTGATTGTGGTCAGCCCTGGTATCCCTTTGCAGGAAATCAGGGCTCTGGCTCCTGCAGGGGTCATGGTTTGTTCAGAGCTGGAACTGGCCTCCTGGTTTGTGCATGAGCCCATAATCGCTGTTACCGGAACCAATGGAAAGACCACCACCACGATGGTTATTGCCCATGCCCTGGAAAAAATGGGCAAGAAGGTTTTTGCCGGGGGCAATCTGGGAACACCTCTTAGCGCATATGTCCTTGGCAGGGATGAGTGCCAGGTCCTGGTTCTGGAAGTGAGCAGCTTTCAGCTTGAGGGCTGCAGCGGTTTTGGCCCCCAGGTGGCGGTTTTTCTGAATTTTTCCCCTAATCATCTTGATCACCATAAGGACAGCCTGGAGTACTTTCAGGCCAAGGTCAGGATCTTTGCCCGGCAGAGGGATCAGGACCTGGCAATAATAGCCCTGGGGCTGCGTGAAGAAGTTGAAAAGACTGGGCTGGTGCAGTCCAAACGGGTTTATTTTGCTCCTTCATCCAGGTTTGCCTGTCCCGCACTGACCGGCCAGCATAACCAGGCCAACCTTGAGGCTGCTTTTCTGGCCTGCAGGTACTTTGGGATGGACCAGGATACTTTTAATTCAGCTCTTAATGATTTCCAGCCTCCTGCCCACCGCCAGGAAGTATTTCTCAAGCACGGAGGCAGGATTTTTGTCAATGATTCCAAAGCCACCACTACAGCAGCTGTAGAAGCGGCCTTGCAGGCCTTTGAACCGCCCATCAGGTTGTTTGCCGGGGGAATATACAAGGGAGGCAATTTTTCAGATCTGTCCAGCCTGGTTCAGGAAAAGGTCAAAAAAGCATATTTATTCGGAGATTCAAGGGAAATATTTGAAAGTGCCTGGCAGGGCAAGACCATGCTGGAGCATTTTACCGGTCTAGAGCAGGCTGTTCAAAAGGCTTTGTCAGAGTCGGAGCCCGGAGACACCATTCTTTTGGCACCTGGTACGGCAAGCTTTGATCTGTTCAGCAACTATCAGGAACGGGGCAATGTGTTTAAAGAGCTGATCAAAAAAAACCTGGGGTTACCCTGGGAAGAAAAAGCCAGGGCTGATTGCAGCTGCCCAGGAAAACAGCTCATGGATAAGGCAGGACACTGAAGCCATGAATGCACAGCGAAAAACCATTCAGTCTGCCGGACCTGACATCTGGCTGTTTTTTGCAGTGATGGTCCTGTGCGGCCTGGGTCTGACCATGATTCTCAGCACCAGCGCCATCATGGCAGAGCGGTTTTATTCGGATAAATACTTTTTTTTCAGGAAACAGCTGATCTTCGTCTGCACTGGGCTGACAGTACTGGCCCTGGTCTACTTTACACCCAGGAATTTTTTCTACCGGCTCAAATATGTGTGGGTCATACTCGCTCTGCTGGCTTTTGGTCTGACAATTTTTTCTCCCCTGGGCATAACTGCCGGAGGGGCAACAAGATGGCTGGATCTGGGCTTCATCAATGTCCAGCCTCTGGAGATGGCCAAGATCTCTCTGGTCATCTATCTGGCCTGCTTTTTTGCCGGTAAACAGGAAATGGTCAAGAGTTTCAGTGTGGGCTTTCTGCCCCCGACCATTATTACCGGCATATTCTGTGTTTTTCTTCTGCTTCAGCCGGATTTTGGGGGAGCAGTGTACATGGCAGCTCTGCTTTTTCTGATGAGCCTGATAGGAGGAACAAGGATCATTTATCTTTTTTCCTCT from Desulfonatronovibrio hydrogenovorans DSM 9292 includes the following:
- the murD gene encoding UDP-N-acetylmuramoyl-L-alanine--D-glutamate ligase translates to MKELIHNQQLKGHRVVVVGAGRSGLAAASLLTALGAEVLVLEKNEQFKVESLAQDLVKAEVRLGLHSRKDFAGADLIVVSPGIPLQEIRALAPAGVMVCSELELASWFVHEPIIAVTGTNGKTTTTMVIAHALEKMGKKVFAGGNLGTPLSAYVLGRDECQVLVLEVSSFQLEGCSGFGPQVAVFLNFSPNHLDHHKDSLEYFQAKVRIFARQRDQDLAIIALGLREEVEKTGLVQSKRVYFAPSSRFACPALTGQHNQANLEAAFLACRYFGMDQDTFNSALNDFQPPAHRQEVFLKHGGRIFVNDSKATTTAAVEAALQAFEPPIRLFAGGIYKGGNFSDLSSLVQEKVKKAYLFGDSREIFESAWQGKTMLEHFTGLEQAVQKALSESEPGDTILLAPGTASFDLFSNYQERGNVFKELIKKNLGLPWEEKARADCSCPGKQLMDKAGH
- a CDS encoding UDP-N-acetylmuramoyl-tripeptide--D-alanyl-D-alanine ligase, with product MNMTLEEVASALKSVGDLNGAEKAIVTDIRTDSRLVRPGDLFLCLCGKRMDGHNFAEQAAKKGALAVVSHNPMPDLQVPVLLVDDTLKALGRMARYWRLKKGKMVMAITGSVGKTTTKEMISFVLGTRFRVGKNHLNWNNQVGLPLSILKFSGEEDCWVLELGINNQTDMDELGEICVPDLAVIINIGPCHLEGLGSIAGVAMAKSRILDHLQGAGPVLASRDYPLLEKEIASRPDISPVWFSCRQAQADYKTNYLGGNRFQVQEYGQVFEIQTQLRGAHYCENISATWALARHLGIEPELIIRAINQFKPPEQRFSIEDLGKWTIIDDTYNANPLSMSKAMASAKGLAGTRPLFLILGDMAELGESEANAHLELGREITQLGCQGVFFHGRNTRNVFDGLGQELMNRFYSIADCSGFKAALDQIRPREGVLLFKGSRSAGMEEYVSCFKEWAGGVLE
- the mraY gene encoding phospho-N-acetylmuramoyl-pentapeptide-transferase, which codes for MLYHLLYPLSEDISVFNVFRYITFRSIYALLTALVISLWLGPRFIKWLQKIKCGQYVQDDGPEHQSKQGTPTMGGVLIGFSMIVSVLLWGDLTNKFVWLSIFVFLGFFLVGFFDDYLKVVKKHNKGLSAKGKFLGQCIIALGAVSILLTLPGYSTELLVPFFKGIRPDLYLFYVPFAALVMVGASNGVNLTDGLDGLAIGPFIVSAACLSVFVYVSGHYQLASYLQVPYIPNLGEVTVFCGAMVGAGLGFLWFNAYPAQIFMGDTGSVSLGGTLGFIAVLCKQELLLIIVGGLFVIETLSVILQVGYFKMSGGKRIFRMAPLHHHFELKGVPESKIIIRFWILSILFALAALSTLKLR
- the ftsW gene encoding putative lipid II flippase FtsW, which codes for MNAQRKTIQSAGPDIWLFFAVMVLCGLGLTMILSTSAIMAERFYSDKYFFFRKQLIFVCTGLTVLALVYFTPRNFFYRLKYVWVILALLAFGLTIFSPLGITAGGATRWLDLGFINVQPLEMAKISLVIYLACFFAGKQEMVKSFSVGFLPPTIITGIFCVFLLLQPDFGGAVYMAALLFLMSLIGGTRIIYLFSSSVLALITAAILVMQSPYRFRRWFSFLDPFKDAQDSGYQLVQSLYAFGSGGIWGMGLGEGRQKLFFLPEAHNDFIMAVVGEELGFIGVSLVFVLLGIIIWRVVAISISQNELVDRFAGFGMGMILIIGSLLNLAVVLGMVPPKGLPMPFISYGGSSLLVSMFCAGFLLNLSRGR